In Oncorhynchus masou masou isolate Uvic2021 chromosome 10, UVic_Omas_1.1, whole genome shotgun sequence, a single genomic region encodes these proteins:
- the LOC135547071 gene encoding m-AAA protease-interacting protein 1, mitochondrial-like isoform X1: MALPMLRGCNCSRLPSVLSRFLKPEHVVLPRPNKTTRLAPTLSGGGVSTVRPYSSDRDGGKQNQKVVVLGIPNPLIWFRTRLYYFLIRVYLDEEFNIEEFTEGSKQAFSHVSRLLSGSQFESLEGLVAKDLIAKLEEKCALLPPSHLQALSADLEDLVYTTPGDVGIYYDDDGRKFVNILMRYWYLTSARLPEESLEGTRIFQVAIGGEGEPETKRLLTANYEFQREFTKGVLPDWTITRIEHSKLLD; encoded by the exons ATGGCGCTGCCCATGTTAAGAGGTTGCAACTGTAGCAGACTGCCTTCAGTACTGAGTCGTTTCTTGAAACCTGAGCACGTTGTGCTTCCCCGGCCCAACAAGACCACCCGCCTGGCTCCTACTTTGTCCGGTGGTGGTGTGTCCACCGTCCGACCTTACAGCTCTGATCGAGATGGAGGTAAACAAAACCAGAAGGTGGTTGTGCTCGGCATCCCCAACCCTTTAATATGGTTCCGAACCCGATTATACTACTTTTTGATTCGGGTTTATTTAGACGAGGAATTCAACATCGAAGAATTCACAGAGGGATCGAAACAG GCATTCTCCCATGTTTCAAGACTATTGTCAGGGAGTCAATTTGAGTCGCTTGAAGGTCTGGTTGCTAAAGAC CTGATTGCAAAACTGGAAGAGAAATGTGCTCTGCTCCCTCCAAGTCACCTGCAAGCGCTTTCTGCAGATCTGGAAGACTTGGTGTACACAACACCAGGGGATGTTGGCATCTATTATGATGATGACG GGCGGAAGTTTGTCAATATTCTGATGAGATACTGGTATCTGACAAGTGCCCGGTTGCCTGAGGAATCATTGGAGGGAACACGTATCTTTCAGGTGGCCATAGGTGGTGAGGGTGAGCCGGAGACAAAGAGACTGCTCACAGCCAACTATGA ATTCCAAAGGGAGTTTACTAAGGGGGTGTTGCCAGACTGGACCATCACCAGGATAGAGCACTCAAAGCTGCTGGATTAA
- the LOC135547071 gene encoding m-AAA protease-interacting protein 1, mitochondrial-like isoform X2, with amino-acid sequence MALPMLRGCNCSRLPSVLSRFLKPEHVVLPRPNKTTRLAPTLSGGGVSTVRPYSSDRDGDEEFNIEEFTEGSKQAFSHVSRLLSGSQFESLEGLVAKDLIAKLEEKCALLPPSHLQALSADLEDLVYTTPGDVGIYYDDDGRKFVNILMRYWYLTSARLPEESLEGTRIFQVAIGGEGEPETKRLLTANYEFQREFTKGVLPDWTITRIEHSKLLD; translated from the exons ATGGCGCTGCCCATGTTAAGAGGTTGCAACTGTAGCAGACTGCCTTCAGTACTGAGTCGTTTCTTGAAACCTGAGCACGTTGTGCTTCCCCGGCCCAACAAGACCACCCGCCTGGCTCCTACTTTGTCCGGTGGTGGTGTGTCCACCGTCCGACCTTACAGCTCTGATCGAGATGGAG ACGAGGAATTCAACATCGAAGAATTCACAGAGGGATCGAAACAG GCATTCTCCCATGTTTCAAGACTATTGTCAGGGAGTCAATTTGAGTCGCTTGAAGGTCTGGTTGCTAAAGAC CTGATTGCAAAACTGGAAGAGAAATGTGCTCTGCTCCCTCCAAGTCACCTGCAAGCGCTTTCTGCAGATCTGGAAGACTTGGTGTACACAACACCAGGGGATGTTGGCATCTATTATGATGATGACG GGCGGAAGTTTGTCAATATTCTGATGAGATACTGGTATCTGACAAGTGCCCGGTTGCCTGAGGAATCATTGGAGGGAACACGTATCTTTCAGGTGGCCATAGGTGGTGAGGGTGAGCCGGAGACAAAGAGACTGCTCACAGCCAACTATGA ATTCCAAAGGGAGTTTACTAAGGGGGTGTTGCCAGACTGGACCATCACCAGGATAGAGCACTCAAAGCTGCTGGATTAA